In Candidatus Chlorohelix allophototropha, one DNA window encodes the following:
- a CDS encoding ABC transporter permease, with amino-acid sequence MVEIDERNESPAPLLRILPGNSKAVKIRLPLTNRLLKRRISIPVILGLLWFVLLITGPLFIRIDPNRIDLYRFVEPPSLNALLGTDENGRDVLARVLAGARVSLIIGFSSAAISLILGTAFGSFAGYRGGWLDNLIMRFVDFSLAVPTIIIILLVAAVYGAGEFQLILTIGLTGWMPVARLARGQVRELKEMLWVEASQSIGASSSRILIRGIMPALGPVLFIAGVSELRRAVILEATASFLGAGILLPNASWGNMLTSAQVYLLTAPWLALAPGFALSITLLVVGNFRSLVATPRLKKKERVA; translated from the coding sequence ATGGTTGAAATTGACGAAAGAAATGAAAGTCCTGCCCCATTGTTGCGTATATTACCGGGTAATAGTAAAGCGGTTAAAATTAGGTTGCCCCTGACAAACCGATTGCTAAAACGCCGTATTTCTATCCCGGTTATTTTAGGGTTACTGTGGTTTGTGTTACTCATTACAGGCCCATTGTTTATTCGCATTGACCCCAATCGCATTGACTTGTATCGTTTTGTAGAGCCTCCTAGCCTCAACGCGCTGCTTGGCACCGACGAAAACGGGCGAGATGTTTTGGCGCGGGTGTTGGCAGGAGCGCGGGTTTCACTAATAATCGGTTTCAGTTCGGCAGCAATTTCCCTGATTCTTGGCACTGCCTTTGGCAGTTTCGCAGGATATCGAGGCGGTTGGCTGGATAACCTCATAATGCGTTTTGTAGATTTCAGCTTGGCAGTGCCTACTATAATAATCATACTTTTAGTAGCGGCTGTGTACGGTGCAGGAGAATTCCAGCTTATTCTAACCATCGGGCTTACCGGTTGGATGCCCGTTGCCCGATTGGCGCGTGGTCAGGTACGTGAGCTAAAAGAGATGCTCTGGGTAGAAGCTAGTCAATCGATAGGGGCTTCTTCGTCCCGGATTTTGATTCGCGGTATAATGCCGGCGCTCGGTCCGGTGCTATTTATTGCAGGTGTTTCTGAGCTAAGGCGAGCGGTAATCTTGGAAGCAACTGCTAGTTTCTTGGGAGCGGGAATACTATTACCCAATGCGAGTTGGGGAAACATGTTAACCAGCGCCCAAGTTTATTTGCTGACTGCGCCTTGGTTGGCGTTAGCGCCGGGCTTTGCCTTAAGTATCACCCTATTGGTAGTTGGTAACTTTCGTTCGTTGGTAGCTACTCCTCGACTTAAAAAGAAAGAAAGGGTTGCCTGA
- a CDS encoding transposase, producing the protein MRRLIYTTNSVESYHRQLRKVIKTKGAFPSAESVRKLFYLANCDITSDWTMPIPNWACILNQLSICF; encoded by the coding sequence ATCCGGCGGCTGATCTACACCACGAATTCCGTCGAGAGCTACCATCGCCAATTGCGTAAAGTGATCAAAACCAAGGGGGCTTTTCCCTCCGCGGAGTCAGTAAGGAAGTTATTTTACCTAGCAAATTGTGATATTACCAGCGATTGGACCATGCCGATACCTAATTGGGCATGTATTTTGAACCAGCTTTCGATCTGTTTTTAA
- a CDS encoding ABC transporter substrate-binding protein, producing the protein MSKKSFSTKTPRRYALTLIGLMIAALLAACGDATVTTTSSSATTAATTSSSNTIGATNGATTATGNTTAAATNPANSQLIIGTLVELANLNPLTTLADHFPEHAPQTLLFDGLTQFLPDSTIGPRLASSWEISKDGKEYTFKLNPKATWWDGQPVTADDVKFTYDSLIDANTGSSNEGAEAVVSTTVIDAQTVKITLSQSDPTFLSRGCSRGIVPQHILKGQDLNKTDFGRKPVGSGPYKLVSWQQGSSYVLEANTNYFLGAPNIGKVIIKILPNQNVLLTQLRSGEINYAPVTPRDLKTIESIPGSKVLENPTPRFYDIAPNHQNFFLQDVKVRQAILFAIDRQGIVDKVLLGHGVVIDSNATPASWAYNSEAPKHPYDPAKAKQLLTEAGFTTGSDGILVKDGKPFKISFLVNTYDTALIQALTVAQQNLKDIGIDLTVSPVDAAVFGAKRKAKDFDGLSRAWNPVYDPDQYAALVKTGNFYGYSNPEADRLAAATLNTTDQAARKKLYADLQVVLDNDVAKLWLYSENELHAFNVNLNGPKTHPVNIFWNLREWQFQK; encoded by the coding sequence ATGTCCAAGAAAAGTTTTAGTACCAAAACCCCCCGCCGCTATGCCTTAACCTTGATCGGGTTGATGATTGCCGCATTACTGGCAGCCTGCGGCGATGCTACCGTCACTACTACATCCAGTAGCGCTACTACTGCCGCGACTACCTCGAGCAGTAATACTATTGGTGCGACAAATGGCGCAACTACCGCAACGGGTAATACTACCGCTGCCGCTACTAATCCGGCTAATTCTCAGCTTATCATCGGCACGCTGGTAGAGTTAGCTAACCTTAACCCGCTAACAACTCTGGCAGATCATTTCCCGGAACATGCTCCGCAAACGCTTTTGTTCGATGGACTTACTCAGTTTTTGCCGGATAGCACCATAGGTCCGCGTCTCGCCAGTAGTTGGGAAATTAGCAAGGACGGCAAGGAATACACTTTTAAGCTAAACCCCAAAGCTACTTGGTGGGATGGACAGCCGGTGACTGCGGATGATGTTAAATTCACTTACGACTCTCTTATAGATGCCAATACGGGCAGTAGCAATGAAGGGGCTGAAGCGGTAGTATCTACGACGGTTATTGACGCGCAGACCGTCAAAATTACCTTGAGCCAGTCCGACCCCACTTTTCTTTCGAGAGGCTGCTCTCGCGGGATTGTCCCACAGCATATTTTGAAGGGTCAGGATTTGAATAAGACCGACTTTGGACGCAAGCCGGTAGGTAGTGGTCCTTACAAGTTGGTATCGTGGCAACAGGGCAGCAGCTATGTGCTAGAAGCCAACACTAATTACTTCTTGGGTGCTCCGAACATTGGCAAGGTGATTATTAAAATCCTGCCTAACCAGAATGTGTTGCTAACCCAACTTAGAAGCGGTGAGATTAATTACGCCCCGGTAACGCCCCGCGACCTGAAGACAATTGAAAGTATTCCCGGCTCTAAAGTGCTGGAAAACCCAACGCCGCGCTTCTATGACATTGCGCCCAATCACCAGAACTTCTTCCTGCAAGATGTGAAAGTGCGTCAGGCAATATTGTTCGCGATTGACCGCCAGGGCATTGTAGATAAAGTGCTGCTAGGTCATGGAGTAGTTATCGACTCGAACGCGACCCCTGCTTCTTGGGCATACAATTCAGAAGCGCCCAAGCATCCCTACGACCCTGCCAAAGCCAAGCAATTGCTGACTGAAGCAGGCTTTACCACCGGTTCGGATGGCATACTGGTAAAAGACGGCAAGCCCTTTAAGATTTCTTTCTTGGTCAATACTTACGATACCGCCTTGATACAGGCACTGACCGTAGCTCAGCAAAATCTCAAGGATATAGGGATTGATCTCACCGTCAGCCCGGTTGATGCCGCCGTTTTTGGCGCCAAACGCAAAGCAAAAGACTTTGACGGACTTAGTCGCGCTTGGAACCCGGTTTATGACCCTGACCAATACGCTGCGTTGGTTAAAACCGGCAATTTCTACGGCTACAGCAATCCTGAAGCTGACCGCCTTGCCGCAGCCACGCTCAACACTACCGACCAAGCAGCCCGCAAGAAGCTCTATGCTGATTTGCAGGTAGTGCTGGACAACGATGTAGCCAAGCTCTGGCTCTACAGCGAGAACGAATTGCACGCCTTTAACGTAAACCTGAACGGACCTAAAACTCACCCGGTTAACATCTTCTGGAACCTACGGGAGTGGCAGTTTCAAAAATAG
- a CDS encoding integrase core domain-containing protein, whose amino-acid sequence MNSAINSIYTKLLTCPDGMAESFTKTVSYEKLYLEEFQNLAEVAVGLEDWLERIYNEGRLHSSLGYLAPIEFEHNWLAQKRLECGLVI is encoded by the coding sequence TTGAATTCAGCAATCAATTCCATTTACACAAAACTATTGACATGCCCGGACGGGATGGCTGAAAGCTTTACCAAGACGGTTAGTTATGAGAAACTCTATTTAGAAGAATTTCAGAATTTGGCAGAGGTAGCAGTGGGTTTGGAAGATTGGCTAGAACGGATTTATAATGAAGGTCGCTTACATTCGTCTTTGGGTTACTTAGCGCCGATAGAATTTGAACATAATTGGTTGGCTCAAAAGCGGCTAGAATGTGGTCTGGTTATATAG
- a CDS encoding PAS domain S-box protein produces MIEPNIPNNEAERLKSLQALNILDTSAEERFDRIIKIAVGLFKVPIALISLVDEHRQWFKSCFGLGLNETPRNISFCNYAIQEDTIFLVEDALQDPRFQDNPLVTGEPFIRFYAGCPLKGPGDYRIGTLCLIDRVPRRLSAEELENLRSLAVLVQSELNSVEVNRIMQEKKAVEAALQENAGFLERYRLLSENALEIMLFMKPNGSIVEANKAATLAYGYNAAELQTLSIFDLRAPHTYAQINSQLQAALLSDVFFETYHRRRDGTTFPVEVSSRSIGINQELLILSIIRDISERKQAEKALYQSGQRFAKIFEASPIAMAISTLADGRYREVNGSVLKLLGYSREEMLGRTSTEMGLWARESDREKMLRQLREQGYVRDLEIKVQKPGGEIIDCLAYGELIDFDGESYLLTMMNDITKRKQAEEALATERDFASQVMNSLGQGLCVTSMDGLIEFVNPAFAAIVARKPEELVGLRPLDLFYQEEAPKYWEALSKRKLGETANHEVRLKSADGKDPYVLVSMMPRRHNDQIIGSVAVVTDLTERKQMEEALAQARDQALEASRLKSEFLATMSHEIRTPMNSIIGVTELLLETPLDGEQREFAEIVQDSAQNLLTIINDVLDYSKIEAGKLILEKIPLSTLEEVENAAEALAPLTHKKSLSLLTFVDQNVPERVIGDPVRLRQILLNLISNAIKFTSEGEILVKVRAESTENNTALLHFSVSDTGIGIAEADAQRLFQSFTQADGSTTRKYGGTGLGLAICKRLVEHMDGTIGVESTPGKGSIFWFTARFEIAGTPLAKAAVSELDLSGTLVLVVDDLPSHLQIIRQYLESWGIQSQVATSGQKALTLLQEAAAKEPFDLAILDMVLPDMDGFALARTIQKNPILKDLPLVMLTAFDESGQAEQAINAKFSAYLTKPLKKAQLLETLERVLSERKARLEKEGRKRLQTQPLKPGVVVLVAEDNPLNQRLIKTQLTKLGYACRVVENGQEALEAFAKGGYSLILMDCQMPVMDGYTTTERIRRLEKAGKGRIPIVAVTANAMPEERKHCFEAGMDEYLSKPVKLETLRQTLENWLPKKIGE; encoded by the coding sequence ATGATTGAACCCAACATTCCAAATAACGAAGCGGAGCGCTTGAAGAGTCTCCAAGCTTTAAACATACTAGATACCTCTGCCGAAGAGCGGTTTGATCGAATAATAAAAATAGCCGTCGGTTTATTCAAGGTTCCAATTGCGCTGATCAGCTTGGTAGACGAACATCGGCAATGGTTTAAGTCCTGTTTCGGTCTAGGGCTTAACGAGACACCCCGGAATATTTCTTTTTGCAACTATGCCATTCAGGAAGATACAATCTTTCTGGTAGAAGATGCACTACAAGACCCCCGCTTCCAAGACAACCCATTAGTTACCGGAGAACCCTTTATCAGGTTTTATGCTGGTTGCCCCTTGAAGGGTCCCGGAGATTACCGGATTGGCACTCTATGCCTTATAGACCGAGTGCCCCGCCGGTTAAGCGCCGAAGAGTTAGAAAACCTCCGTAGTCTAGCGGTGCTGGTTCAAAGCGAGCTTAATTCGGTTGAAGTGAACAGGATAATGCAAGAAAAAAAGGCTGTGGAAGCAGCATTACAGGAAAATGCCGGTTTTCTTGAGCGTTACCGCCTACTCTCCGAGAATGCTCTAGAAATTATGCTGTTTATGAAACCAAACGGTAGCATCGTAGAAGCCAATAAAGCGGCAACTTTGGCTTATGGCTATAACGCGGCAGAACTACAGACGCTTAGCATTTTTGATTTGCGCGCACCCCATACCTATGCCCAAATTAACAGCCAGTTACAGGCTGCCCTACTAAGTGATGTGTTTTTCGAAACCTACCACCGCCGCAGGGATGGTACAACTTTTCCAGTAGAAGTCAGTTCGCGCAGTATCGGCATAAACCAAGAGTTGCTAATATTGAGCATTATTCGGGATATTTCCGAGCGTAAACAGGCGGAGAAAGCTTTGTACCAATCCGGGCAACGCTTCGCCAAGATTTTTGAGGCAAGCCCGATAGCAATGGCTATTTCTACCCTAGCGGATGGGCGGTATCGGGAGGTCAACGGCAGCGTTTTAAAGCTATTGGGTTATAGCCGTGAGGAAATGCTAGGGCGAACCTCCACAGAGATGGGTCTTTGGGCGAGAGAGAGCGATCGGGAAAAGATGCTTCGGCAACTTCGAGAGCAAGGCTACGTTAGAGATTTGGAGATAAAAGTCCAGAAACCCGGTGGTGAGATCATCGATTGCCTTGCCTATGGCGAGTTGATAGATTTTGACGGCGAAAGCTATCTGCTAACGATGATGAATGACATCACCAAACGCAAGCAGGCGGAAGAGGCGCTGGCAACCGAGCGAGATTTTGCCTCGCAGGTTATGAACTCATTGGGGCAAGGTCTGTGCGTAACTTCGATGGACGGCTTGATCGAGTTTGTCAACCCGGCTTTTGCGGCAATAGTGGCTCGAAAACCGGAAGAATTGGTTGGTTTGCGACCACTAGATTTATTTTACCAAGAAGAGGCTCCTAAATATTGGGAGGCTCTTTCAAAAAGAAAACTAGGCGAAACCGCTAATCACGAAGTCCGCTTGAAAAGCGCCGATGGCAAAGACCCCTATGTGTTGGTCAGCATGATGCCGCGTCGTCACAACGACCAAATAATCGGCTCGGTAGCGGTTGTCACCGATTTAACCGAACGAAAGCAAATGGAAGAAGCGTTGGCGCAAGCCCGTGATCAGGCATTAGAAGCCAGTCGCCTAAAGTCAGAATTTCTTGCCACCATGAGCCATGAAATCCGAACTCCTATGAACAGTATCATTGGGGTAACGGAACTGCTGCTGGAAACGCCTCTGGATGGAGAACAGCGGGAGTTTGCGGAGATAGTGCAGGATTCCGCCCAAAACCTACTCACCATCATCAACGATGTTTTGGACTATTCCAAAATAGAAGCGGGCAAACTAATTTTGGAGAAAATACCGCTTTCGACTTTGGAAGAAGTAGAGAACGCGGCAGAGGCATTGGCACCGCTTACCCACAAAAAGAGCCTTTCGCTGCTGACTTTTGTTGACCAGAATGTACCGGAAAGAGTAATCGGTGACCCGGTCAGGTTGCGCCAGATATTGCTAAACTTGATCAGCAACGCCATAAAATTTACTTCGGAGGGGGAAATTCTCGTAAAGGTACGCGCAGAATCAACCGAGAATAACACAGCGCTTTTGCATTTTTCGGTTTCAGACACCGGCATCGGAATCGCTGAAGCCGATGCCCAGCGTTTATTCCAGTCCTTTACCCAAGCGGACGGTTCAACTACTCGTAAATATGGTGGAACCGGGCTTGGGCTTGCCATCTGTAAGCGTTTAGTAGAACATATGGATGGGACAATTGGAGTGGAAAGCACTCCCGGCAAAGGCTCAATCTTCTGGTTTACCGCCCGGTTTGAGATTGCTGGAACACCTTTGGCAAAGGCAGCGGTTTCAGAGTTAGATTTAAGTGGTACTCTGGTTCTGGTGGTGGATGATCTGCCTTCCCACCTACAAATTATCCGGCAATATCTGGAATCTTGGGGTATTCAGAGTCAGGTAGCTACCAGCGGACAAAAAGCGCTGACCCTTTTACAGGAAGCCGCTGCCAAAGAGCCGTTTGACCTAGCCATTTTGGATATGGTTTTGCCGGATATGGATGGCTTTGCACTGGCGCGCACCATCCAAAAAAACCCTATTCTGAAAGATCTCCCTCTGGTAATGCTCACCGCTTTCGATGAAAGCGGCCAGGCTGAGCAGGCAATAAATGCCAAATTTTCAGCCTATTTGACCAAACCTCTCAAAAAAGCGCAGTTGTTGGAGACGCTTGAGCGCGTGCTTTCAGAAAGAAAAGCTCGTTTGGAGAAAGAAGGACGTAAGCGGTTACAAACACAGCCGCTAAAACCGGGCGTTGTGGTACTTGTGGCAGAAGATAATCCCCTCAACCAACGTTTGATAAAGACCCAGTTGACCAAGCTTGGGTATGCTTGCCGGGTGGTGGAGAACGGACAGGAGGCGCTTGAAGCTTTTGCGAAAGGTGGCTACAGCCTGATTCTGATGGATTGCCAGATGCCGGTGATGGACGGCTATACTACGACAGAACGCATCCGCCGTTTAGAGAAAGCTGGAAAGGGGCGGATACCCATCGTAGCCGTGACGGCAAATGCTATGCCGGAAGAACGGAAACACTGCTTCGAGGCAGGGATGGACGAATATCTGAGCAAGCCAGTGAAGCTGGAAACGCTGCGCCAAACCCTCGAAAACTGGTTGCCGAAGAAAATAGGAGAATAG
- a CDS encoding ABC transporter permease: MFLFTVKRFFYATLTLAVLGIVVFFALRIAPGGPVAFLMGPDQSNREREAAIAKNLGLDQPLPIQLWRWLGNMAKGDFGYSYFHRQDTLTVISERFPATLELALVCFTLAIVVGVGAGALAAYFSGSLFDKLVCNTALIILAVPSVWMGLLLIVIFAATLKILPSAGQETLGNSGNILDHLVHLILPSLSLSAGYIATFALNTREVVAETLSADYIRTARAKGLSENWVVYRHAIRNALIPIISLGGMALPDLLGGSAVVEAVFAWPGIGQLMVDSFGRRDYPVVLAISMLAAVTVLFCSWLSDVLYHLADPRIKYG, translated from the coding sequence ATGTTTTTATTCACCGTTAAACGTTTTTTCTATGCAACGCTAACTCTGGCTGTTTTGGGAATAGTGGTCTTTTTTGCACTAAGAATAGCACCCGGTGGTCCGGTGGCATTTCTGATGGGACCAGATCAATCCAATCGTGAGCGGGAAGCGGCTATTGCTAAGAATCTTGGGCTGGATCAGCCGCTGCCGATACAACTCTGGCGTTGGTTGGGTAATATGGCAAAGGGAGATTTTGGCTATTCCTACTTTCATCGACAGGATACATTGACAGTTATCTCCGAGCGGTTTCCTGCCACCCTAGAATTGGCGCTGGTTTGTTTTACCTTAGCAATTGTAGTAGGGGTTGGAGCGGGTGCGCTGGCAGCTTACTTTTCAGGAAGCCTTTTTGACAAACTCGTCTGCAATACCGCTCTAATTATTCTAGCAGTGCCGAGTGTGTGGATGGGCTTATTGCTCATCGTGATTTTTGCCGCTACTTTGAAGATATTACCCTCGGCAGGTCAGGAAACTCTAGGCAATTCCGGTAACATTTTGGATCATCTCGTCCACTTGATACTTCCATCTCTCAGCCTAAGTGCGGGGTATATCGCCACTTTTGCGCTTAACACCCGTGAAGTAGTGGCAGAAACACTGTCGGCAGATTATATCCGTACCGCCAGAGCAAAGGGCTTGAGTGAGAATTGGGTGGTATATCGACACGCTATTCGCAATGCCCTGATACCCATAATCAGCCTTGGTGGGATGGCGCTGCCGGATTTGCTAGGTGGGTCGGCAGTGGTGGAGGCAGTATTTGCTTGGCCCGGAATAGGGCAACTTATGGTGGATAGCTTCGGGCGGCGCGATTATCCGGTAGTGTTAGCAATAAGTATGCTGGCAGCCGTTACTGTGCTGTTTTGTAGCTGGTTATCCGATGTTTTGTATCATCTAGCCGACCCAAGGATTAAGTATGGTTGA
- a CDS encoding uroporphyrinogen decarboxylase family protein — protein sequence MATSEKWKRVETALSGGQPDRVPYAFWRHFPVIDQNPDELVKATAELHRKFEQDFVKVMFRSSFTTEDWGFRPNGYHPTAGNLLITDYVIKTPQDWRKLELLDPTHGTLGEQLIVLQKLAKELEGDAPILSTIFSPSMIGLKLAGEEGLAEHLKADPEAVKAGLSAIAETVLKFGEATLKNGADGLFYAIQEPGRILTSGDGQPNLGDLFDRPVLEKLFPSTGFFFLHAHGETIAFEEIVNYSYHALNWHDRGGGPSLKEARRFTNKTLAGGLNNRETLPNGTPAEVAAEVNDAVNQLEGRGLLLTPGCGFPVNAPEENLLAVKETIQGRLALA from the coding sequence ATGGCTACGTCTGAAAAGTGGAAACGAGTAGAAACTGCCTTATCCGGCGGACAACCTGATCGCGTACCGTACGCTTTCTGGCGGCACTTCCCGGTTATTGATCAGAATCCAGATGAATTGGTCAAGGCTACGGCAGAACTGCACCGCAAGTTCGAGCAGGATTTTGTAAAGGTAATGTTTCGCAGTTCCTTTACCACCGAGGATTGGGGATTTCGCCCTAACGGTTACCACCCTACCGCTGGTAATTTACTGATTACCGATTATGTTATCAAAACACCCCAAGATTGGCGGAAGCTTGAATTGCTTGACCCCACACATGGGACATTGGGCGAGCAACTTATCGTGTTGCAGAAATTGGCGAAGGAATTGGAGGGCGATGCCCCGATTCTTTCCACTATTTTTTCGCCTTCGATGATTGGTCTCAAGTTGGCAGGGGAAGAAGGGCTGGCTGAACATCTCAAAGCTGACCCGGAAGCGGTGAAAGCCGGACTCTCTGCGATTGCTGAAACGGTTCTTAAATTTGGTGAAGCTACCTTAAAGAATGGAGCAGATGGTCTCTTTTATGCCATTCAAGAACCGGGACGCATTTTAACATCAGGTGATGGTCAACCTAATTTGGGCGACCTTTTTGACCGCCCTGTATTGGAAAAACTCTTCCCCTCAACCGGATTCTTCTTCCTGCACGCGCATGGTGAGACTATCGCTTTTGAAGAGATTGTGAATTATTCCTACCACGCTCTGAACTGGCATGACCGTGGGGGTGGTCCTTCTTTGAAAGAAGCTCGTCGTTTTACCAACAAGACGTTAGCCGGTGGACTTAATAACCGCGAAACTTTACCCAATGGAACCCCGGCAGAGGTCGCTGCTGAAGTAAATGATGCGGTTAATCAGTTAGAAGGTCGCGGCTTGTTGTTGACTCCCGGCTGTGGCTTCCCGGTGAACGCCCCAGAAGAGAATTTGCTGGCTGTTAAAGAAACTATACAGGGTCGGTTAGCCCTGGCTTAA